In Massilia violaceinigra, one DNA window encodes the following:
- the ribA gene encoding GTP cyclohydrolase II has protein sequence MPSPVTEELLDYTTSCALPTPWAQFTLHAFVEHATGKEHLAMTLGDIGDGEPVLARVHSECLTGDVLFSQRCDCGAQLEGALKRIAEEGRGILLYLRQEGRGIGLVNKMRAYRLQEAGADTVEANLALGFHADARNYELCQPMFAHFGIHALRLMTNNPRKIDAMEKLGVTVSERVPLLVNRNAFNNSYLNTKEAKLGHMMTPLAEPVALDGEL, from the coding sequence ATGCCCTCCCCCGTCACTGAAGAACTCCTCGATTACACCACCTCGTGCGCGCTGCCCACTCCCTGGGCGCAGTTCACCCTGCACGCCTTTGTCGAGCACGCAACGGGCAAGGAGCATCTGGCGATGACCCTGGGCGACATCGGCGACGGCGAACCGGTACTCGCGCGCGTGCACTCCGAATGCCTCACCGGCGACGTGCTGTTTTCGCAACGCTGCGATTGCGGCGCCCAGCTCGAAGGCGCACTCAAGCGCATCGCCGAGGAAGGCCGCGGCATCCTGCTCTACCTGCGCCAGGAAGGACGCGGCATCGGCCTGGTCAACAAGATGCGCGCCTACCGCCTGCAGGAAGCCGGCGCCGATACGGTCGAGGCCAACCTGGCCCTTGGCTTTCACGCCGACGCCCGCAACTACGAGCTGTGCCAGCCGATGTTCGCCCATTTCGGCATCCACGCGCTGCGCCTGATGACCAACAACCCGCGCAAGATCGATGCGATGGAAAAACTCGGCGTCACCGTCAGCGAACGCGTGCCTCTGCTGGTGAACCGCAACGCCTTCAATAACAGCTACCTGAATACCAAGGAAGCCAAACTCGGCCACATGATGACCCCGCTGGCCGAGCCTGTCGCGCTGGACGGCGAACTGTAA
- a CDS encoding hybrid sensor histidine kinase/response regulator, whose translation MSQSYLEADRLNLFISKVTDYAIYMLSADGEVVSWNAGAERFKGYSPDEIIGKHFSTFYTAADKAKGVPYRALYLARTAGKFEDEGWRVRKDGSLFWASVVIDPIFGADDELLGYTKITRDITEKRRTAEALHASEERFRLLVQSVTDYAIYMLSPGGLITNWNEGARRIKRLDFDEVEGSHFSRFYTDEDKLKGIPEQALRTAERDGRYETEGWRVRGDGTRFWAHVVIDPVFDSAKQLIGFAKITRDITERREAALTLERTREALQQSQKLEAIGKLTGGIAHDFNNLLSVICSGIDLMRAMPADLAQHRKVIDSMERAAQRGAALTGQLLAFAREQPLTLEVLDINHVIASFEAVLRRAIPNSAGFTIKKAHVGRVQTDVSQFESALLNLVINARDAIGEDGSITLETRQAILEENEVERLPAGMYAVIAVSDNGAGMAPEVAARALEPFFTTKAVGKGTGLGLSQVYGLMQQSGGHLGIESAPGQGTCVSLYFPTQVAQHASESEAPSLEKALVVDDQPDVLDMTVAIFQSLGYEAIAANSGAEAMHLLQQHPDIHVLFTDVVMPDMNGVVLAQAARELMPEMRILLTSGYMGGPLREQFGDALAQFELITKPYRLADVAKRLRTVTT comes from the coding sequence ATGTCTCAATCCTATCTCGAGGCCGACCGCCTGAACCTGTTCATTTCCAAGGTCACCGATTACGCGATCTATATGCTGTCGGCCGATGGCGAGGTCGTGAGCTGGAATGCGGGCGCGGAACGCTTCAAGGGCTACTCGCCGGATGAAATCATCGGCAAGCACTTTTCGACTTTTTACACGGCCGCGGACAAGGCCAAGGGTGTTCCGTACAGGGCGCTGTATCTGGCCCGCACGGCCGGCAAATTCGAAGACGAGGGTTGGCGCGTTCGCAAGGACGGGTCCCTGTTTTGGGCCAGCGTGGTCATCGATCCCATTTTTGGCGCGGATGACGAGCTGTTGGGATACACGAAGATCACGCGCGATATCACGGAAAAGCGCCGCACGGCCGAAGCGCTGCACGCCAGTGAAGAGCGCTTCCGGCTGCTGGTGCAGAGCGTGACCGATTACGCTATCTATATGTTGTCGCCTGGCGGGCTGATCACTAACTGGAACGAGGGCGCCAGGCGCATTAAAAGGCTGGACTTCGACGAAGTCGAAGGAAGTCATTTTTCGCGCTTCTATACCGACGAGGACAAACTCAAGGGGATCCCGGAACAAGCGCTGCGCACGGCGGAGCGGGACGGTCGCTACGAGACGGAAGGGTGGCGCGTGCGCGGCGACGGTACGCGGTTCTGGGCCCATGTCGTTATCGATCCTGTATTTGACTCGGCAAAGCAGCTGATCGGCTTCGCCAAGATCACGCGCGATATTACCGAGCGGCGCGAGGCGGCGCTCACGCTCGAGCGCACCCGGGAAGCGCTTCAGCAATCGCAAAAACTTGAGGCAATCGGCAAGCTGACAGGCGGCATTGCCCACGACTTCAATAACCTGTTGAGCGTTATCTGCAGTGGCATCGACTTAATGCGTGCGATGCCAGCGGACCTGGCTCAACACCGCAAGGTCATTGACAGCATGGAGCGCGCCGCGCAGCGGGGCGCCGCGCTGACCGGCCAATTGCTTGCGTTCGCACGGGAACAACCGCTGACCCTCGAAGTGCTTGATATCAACCACGTCATTGCGTCGTTTGAAGCCGTGCTGAGACGGGCGATCCCCAACTCGGCCGGATTCACGATTAAAAAGGCGCACGTCGGCCGGGTGCAGACCGATGTCTCGCAGTTCGAATCGGCACTCCTTAATCTGGTGATCAATGCGCGCGATGCGATCGGTGAAGACGGATCGATTACGCTGGAAACGCGCCAGGCCATCCTGGAGGAAAACGAAGTTGAGCGGCTCCCTGCCGGCATGTATGCGGTGATTGCTGTAAGCGATAACGGCGCCGGCATGGCGCCCGAGGTCGCGGCCCGTGCGCTCGAGCCTTTTTTCACGACCAAGGCCGTAGGTAAGGGAACCGGCCTCGGTCTGAGCCAGGTGTATGGTCTCATGCAGCAATCGGGCGGCCATCTCGGCATCGAGTCGGCTCCGGGACAAGGCACCTGCGTTTCCTTGTACTTCCCGACGCAGGTAGCGCAGCACGCCAGCGAGTCTGAAGCGCCCAGTCTCGAAAAGGCGCTCGTCGTCGATGACCAGCCCGATGTGCTCGACATGACGGTCGCCATCTTCCAAAGCCTCGGTTACGAAGCCATCGCTGCGAACAGCGGGGCGGAGGCGATGCATCTATTGCAGCAGCATCCTGATATCCACGTGCTGTTTACCGATGTCGTGATGCCCGACATGAACGGCGTGGTGCTCGCGCAGGCCGCCAGAGAGCTTATGCCCGAGATGAGAATCCTCCTCACCTCCGGGTACATGGGTGGTCCGCTGCGCGAGCAATTTGGCGACGCCCTCGCGCAGTTCGAACTGATCACCAAGCCGTATAGGCTGGCGGACGTGGCCAAGCGCCTGCGCACTGTCACCACGTAA
- a CDS encoding LytR/AlgR family response regulator transcription factor, with translation MRILIVDDERPARDRLRHLLAQETGINAIAEARDAVDAMQQIAAFAPDALFLDIQMPEVSGLELAASLPAPAPLIVFATAYDQYALQAFDANAIDYLLKPYDQARLGRALQRLRERLLARSAQPLPPFAGEHALRQLLVTERGVTRVIRVDRIGWIETADNYVVLHTAGEQPLMRQTLAGLLDKLGPGFVRCHRRAAVQLAWIERVEALDKGDCELVLRDGARVPCSRQYRAAVMALL, from the coding sequence ATGCGCATCCTGATCGTCGACGACGAGCGCCCCGCGCGCGACAGGCTGCGCCACCTGCTGGCGCAGGAAACCGGCATCAACGCCATTGCCGAAGCGCGCGACGCTGTCGACGCCATGCAGCAGATCGCGGCGTTCGCACCGGACGCGCTGTTTTTGGATATCCAGATGCCCGAGGTGAGCGGCCTTGAACTGGCCGCTTCGCTGCCCGCGCCGGCGCCGCTGATCGTGTTCGCCACCGCGTACGACCAGTATGCCTTGCAGGCGTTCGACGCCAACGCCATCGATTACCTGCTCAAGCCCTACGACCAGGCCCGCCTGGGGCGCGCCTTGCAGCGCCTGCGCGAACGCCTGCTGGCGCGCAGCGCGCAGCCACTGCCGCCGTTCGCGGGCGAGCATGCGCTGCGCCAGTTGCTGGTGACCGAACGGGGCGTCACGCGCGTGATCCGCGTCGACCGGATCGGGTGGATCGAGACCGCCGACAATTACGTGGTGCTGCATACGGCCGGCGAGCAGCCGCTGATGCGGCAGACGCTGGCCGGCCTGCTCGACAAGCTGGGGCCGGGTTTCGTACGCTGCCACCGGCGCGCTGCCGTGCAGCTGGCATGGATCGAGCGGGTCGAGGCGCTCGACAAAGGCGACTGCGAACTGGTGCTGCGCGACGGCGCGCGCGTGCCGTGCAGCCGCCAGTACCGGGCCGCCGTCATGGCGCTGTTGTAA
- a CDS encoding EAL and HDOD domain-containing protein — MPSGLLIEADAGAAAAAADDALAAPSIVAALGALCDEFSCLYRSSLDVRLADVLRGQGWTELAARSLFCADERLSAALLPPEARWIDGDWCMAAPAREPARQAASRALALQLVQLVAADADTHEIEALLRLDPTLSYQLLRLVNSLGMGVARRITSFGQALLILGRQQLRRWLNLMLFAANKDDIRSPMLLARVAVRARSLELLARTRGLDKLTQEQAFMTGMFSLLGVLFGMPLPAILAPLSISEAVLGALLHRDGELGALLDLVECAERSEPDAVAARVMALQMTPCDFNGAIIEANRWMLGALRDSGARDHG; from the coding sequence TTGCCATCCGGCCTGCTGATCGAGGCCGATGCGGGAGCGGCAGCGGCGGCAGCGGACGATGCGCTCGCCGCGCCGTCCATCGTGGCCGCGCTGGGCGCCTTGTGCGACGAGTTTTCGTGCCTGTACCGCAGCAGCCTTGATGTGCGGCTGGCCGATGTGCTGCGCGGCCAGGGCTGGACCGAGCTGGCCGCGCGCAGCCTGTTTTGCGCCGACGAGCGCCTGAGCGCGGCGCTGCTGCCGCCCGAAGCGCGCTGGATCGATGGCGACTGGTGCATGGCCGCACCGGCCAGGGAGCCGGCCCGCCAGGCGGCATCGCGCGCGCTCGCCCTGCAACTGGTGCAACTGGTCGCCGCCGACGCCGACACCCACGAAATCGAAGCGCTGCTGCGGCTCGACCCGACCCTGTCCTACCAGCTGCTGCGCCTTGTGAATTCACTCGGCATGGGCGTGGCACGGCGCATCACCAGCTTCGGCCAGGCGCTGCTGATCCTCGGGCGCCAGCAACTGCGCCGCTGGCTCAATCTGATGCTGTTCGCCGCCAACAAGGACGACATCCGCTCGCCCATGCTGCTGGCGCGCGTGGCGGTGCGCGCCCGCTCGCTCGAACTGCTGGCGCGCACGCGCGGCCTGGACAAGCTCACCCAGGAGCAGGCATTCATGACCGGGATGTTTTCGCTGCTGGGCGTGCTGTTCGGCATGCCGCTGCCCGCCATCCTGGCGCCGCTCTCGATCAGCGAGGCGGTACTGGGCGCGCTGCTGCACCGCGACGGTGAACTGGGGGCGCTGCTGGACCTGGTCGAATGCGCCGAACGGAGCGAACCCGATGCGGTGGCGGCGCGCGTCATGGCGCTGCAAATGACGCCGTGCGACTTCAACGGCGCCATCATCGAAGCGAACCGCTGGATGCTGGGCGCCTTGCGCGACAGCGGCGCGCGCGATCATGGCTGA
- a CDS encoding S1 family peptidase, which yields MKFVNTAVLAYCFAAHAIAAAPPAAPPAPVRPPASLTIPAVVPPPAPAVIPPGAQPPATIPEVEENAALPPPSSAAQKVYSAAKGDLLQIRMLLKNGRSQSTVGSGFMVGTSNLVLTNYHVVSQMALDPDVYVGEYIDTDGKSGPVELLAVDVLHDLAVVRINRHGSGFFNIPEKLVKLTQGQYLYSLGNPLDLGFAISEGSYNGIITRSFYDQLMFTGPINSGMSGGPSVTVAGDVAGVNVSKRRDGELISFLVPVRFAQELLKKVAAQTSTPKDFNPLIGQQLLAHQRGMIDRLLDSPLSLKTMGPYQVPVRESEQVRCWGRSNVKAEATFNADTMACAMESAIFVSDSQQTGHVSMTHQYVRSAILDPVRFAVLASTLFKTDNLGSTKDTRLTGPMCTEKFVKTKSLPLRAVTCVRAYRKFAGLYNFTLLTASTDDARATLQSRLDVSGVSYENGLRTTRAFLEALARGHKQ from the coding sequence ATGAAATTTGTCAATACTGCAGTGCTTGCTTATTGTTTCGCCGCCCATGCGATCGCGGCGGCCCCGCCCGCGGCGCCTCCCGCGCCGGTCCGCCCGCCCGCTTCCCTGACCATTCCCGCCGTCGTCCCCCCGCCAGCCCCGGCCGTCATTCCGCCCGGCGCCCAGCCCCCGGCCACCATCCCTGAAGTCGAAGAAAACGCGGCCCTGCCGCCGCCATCCTCGGCCGCGCAAAAGGTGTATTCCGCCGCCAAGGGCGACCTGTTGCAAATCCGCATGCTGCTCAAGAACGGGCGCAGCCAGTCGACCGTGGGCTCGGGCTTCATGGTCGGCACCAGCAACCTGGTGTTGACCAATTACCACGTGGTGTCGCAAATGGCGCTCGACCCCGATGTGTACGTGGGCGAATATATCGATACCGACGGCAAGAGCGGCCCGGTCGAGCTGCTCGCCGTGGACGTGCTGCATGACCTGGCGGTGGTGCGCATCAACCGCCACGGCAGCGGCTTTTTCAATATCCCCGAGAAACTGGTGAAGCTCACCCAGGGCCAGTATCTGTATTCACTGGGCAACCCTCTCGACCTCGGCTTCGCTATTTCGGAAGGCTCCTACAACGGCATCATCACGCGCAGCTTTTACGACCAGCTGATGTTTACCGGCCCGATCAACTCGGGCATGAGCGGCGGCCCCAGCGTGACCGTGGCCGGCGACGTGGCCGGAGTGAACGTGTCGAAGCGGCGCGATGGCGAATTGATCAGCTTTCTGGTGCCGGTGCGCTTTGCCCAGGAATTGCTGAAAAAAGTCGCGGCGCAGACCAGCACGCCCAAGGATTTCAATCCCCTGATCGGCCAGCAATTGCTGGCCCACCAGCGCGGCATGATCGACCGCCTGCTCGACTCTCCGCTCTCGCTCAAGACCATGGGCCCGTACCAGGTGCCGGTGCGCGAATCGGAACAGGTGCGCTGCTGGGGGCGCTCGAACGTCAAGGCCGAAGCGACCTTCAACGCCGACACCATGGCCTGCGCGATGGAGTCCGCCATCTTCGTATCGGACTCGCAGCAGACCGGGCACGTATCGATGACGCACCAGTACGTGCGCTCGGCCATCCTGGACCCGGTGCGCTTCGCGGTGCTGGCATCGACCCTGTTCAAGACCGATAACCTGGGCAGCACCAAGGACACGCGCCTGACCGGGCCAATGTGCACCGAAAAATTCGTCAAGACCAAATCGCTCCCGCTGCGCGCGGTGACCTGCGTGCGCGCCTACCGCAAGTTCGCGGGCCTGTACAACTTCACCCTGCTCACCGCCAGCACCGACGACGCGCGCGCCACCTTGCAGAGCCGTCTCGACGTCTCCGGCGTCTCGTACGAAAACGGCCTGCGCACCACGCGCGCCTTCCTCGAAGCGCTGGCGCGCGGGCACAAGCAATGA
- a CDS encoding FHA domain-containing protein, translating into MNAPYFIETLARNGDVLHRHQVNALPIRFGRGYDNDFILDDAFAAPRHAVLEADENGQAVLRDLGTRNGVVHLGQRKTSLVLTGDTVIRIGHTSLRVRGADFPVGPEMVDRTMHGWEGGIPGLVGMLLIGAFALFTTWLSDTQPFQLIRYLLGLAYGVGAGLIWSGAWAFANRLFGRHARLGRHLFIFGCGLTAILVYKMASSAAAYAFSLESLTGYSSHVAIAIVAGVIFFHLGTVKPHQTRRFGLACLILAMIGSGLTLISNQQRYGRMGDELFMSVLMPPSARVSPDHSVDEFMGDVTAMKARLDAERGKKVKGDSGDD; encoded by the coding sequence ATGAACGCGCCCTACTTCATCGAAACGCTGGCGCGCAACGGCGACGTGCTGCACCGGCACCAGGTCAACGCGCTGCCGATCCGCTTCGGCCGCGGCTACGACAACGACTTCATTCTCGACGATGCCTTCGCCGCGCCGCGCCACGCCGTGCTCGAAGCGGACGAGAATGGCCAGGCCGTGCTGCGCGACCTCGGGACCAGGAACGGCGTGGTCCACCTGGGCCAGCGCAAGACCAGCCTTGTGCTGACCGGCGACACCGTGATCCGCATCGGCCACACCAGCCTGCGCGTGCGCGGGGCCGACTTTCCGGTCGGGCCGGAGATGGTCGACCGCACCATGCACGGCTGGGAGGGCGGCATTCCCGGCCTGGTCGGCATGCTGCTGATCGGCGCCTTCGCGCTGTTTACCACGTGGCTGAGCGACACCCAGCCGTTCCAGCTGATCCGCTACCTGCTCGGACTGGCCTACGGCGTCGGCGCCGGCCTGATATGGAGCGGCGCGTGGGCGTTCGCCAACCGCCTGTTCGGCCGCCACGCGCGGCTCGGGCGCCACCTGTTCATCTTCGGATGCGGCCTGACCGCGATACTGGTCTACAAAATGGCATCGAGCGCCGCGGCCTACGCGTTCTCGCTCGAATCGCTGACCGGCTACAGTTCGCACGTGGCGATCGCCATCGTGGCCGGCGTGATCTTCTTTCACCTGGGCACGGTCAAACCGCACCAGACCCGCCGCTTCGGACTGGCCTGCCTGATCCTGGCCATGATCGGCTCGGGCCTGACCCTGATCAGCAACCAGCAGCGCTACGGACGCATGGGCGACGAACTGTTCATGTCGGTGCTGATGCCGCCGTCGGCACGCGTCAGCCCCGACCACAGCGTCGATGAATTCATGGGCGACGTCACCGCCATGAAGGCCAGGCTCGATGCGGAACGTGGCAAGAAGGTCAAGGGCGACAGCGGCGACGACTGA
- a CDS encoding sensor histidine kinase: MRLQRSTIVIGVAWLLFWALMVSVAVEDYLRDGGKTLWQPVLWESSSMLAATSLLALQRRLTRKYDHLLATPWRWFGLQALFLPMYWVAFVPIAFGIRHGVYALAGMRYEHEAWGPTFFYESLKLSVFVGLFVVIVFGILSYQQLLEAKLRAEKANALLREAHLQRLRQQMQPHFLFNALNTISSLMHTDVMRADATLIELADVLRATLDVGELQVAPLSTELRLVRGYARVMQERYAERVTIAWRIDDDALACSVPVMSIQPLLENIFKHTVEKRRETAHIAISASRRDGMLVVTLDDDIGTLAPDAPPGVGLSNLRERMAALYGERASLALSALTPAGVRAEMRVPCAS, from the coding sequence ATGCGACTTCAACGCTCCACCATCGTCATCGGCGTCGCCTGGCTGCTGTTCTGGGCACTGATGGTATCGGTCGCCGTCGAAGACTATCTGCGCGATGGCGGCAAGACGCTGTGGCAGCCGGTGCTGTGGGAAAGCTCCTCGATGCTGGCCGCAACCAGCCTGCTGGCGCTGCAGCGGCGCCTGACGCGCAAGTACGACCATCTGCTGGCAACGCCGTGGCGCTGGTTCGGCCTGCAGGCGCTGTTCCTGCCGATGTACTGGGTGGCGTTCGTGCCGATCGCGTTCGGCATCCGCCATGGCGTGTACGCGCTGGCCGGCATGCGCTACGAGCACGAAGCATGGGGGCCGACCTTCTTTTACGAGTCGCTCAAGCTGTCGGTATTCGTCGGCCTGTTCGTGGTCATCGTGTTCGGCATCCTGTCGTACCAGCAGCTGCTGGAAGCGAAGCTGCGCGCCGAGAAGGCCAACGCCCTGTTGCGCGAGGCGCACCTGCAACGCCTGCGCCAGCAGATGCAGCCGCACTTTTTGTTCAATGCGCTCAATACCATTTCATCGCTGATGCATACCGATGTGATGCGCGCCGACGCCACGCTGATCGAACTGGCCGACGTGCTGCGCGCCACGCTCGACGTGGGCGAACTGCAGGTCGCGCCGCTGTCGACCGAACTGCGGCTGGTGCGCGGCTACGCGCGCGTGATGCAGGAGCGCTACGCCGAGCGCGTGACCATCGCATGGCGGATCGACGACGATGCGCTGGCCTGTTCAGTGCCGGTGATGAGCATCCAGCCGCTGCTCGAAAATATCTTCAAGCACACCGTGGAGAAGCGGCGCGAGACGGCGCACATCGCCATTAGCGCCAGCCGCCGCGACGGCATGCTGGTGGTGACCCTGGACGACGACATCGGCACCCTGGCGCCCGATGCGCCGCCCGGGGTGGGCCTGTCCAACCTGCGCGAGCGCATGGCGGCCTTGTACGGCGAACGCGCCAGCCTGGCCCTGTCGGCGCTCACGCCAGCCGGGGTGCGCGCGGAAATGAGGGTGCCATGCGCATCCTGA
- a CDS encoding YdeI/OmpD-associated family protein: protein MGGTLETPLAQDDAPRAFASQAAWAQWLAEHHAASRGVWLRHAKKGAPEATVTYQEALEVGLCFGWIDGQKRSEDQHHWLQRWTPRGARSIWSRVNRDKALGYIAEGKMQPAGLAEVERAQKDGRWDAAYEPASTAQVPPDLEAAFDAHPGAREFFATLNSQNRYAVLFRIQTAVKPDTRARRIATFAAMLARGETLHPLMAKKA, encoded by the coding sequence ATGGGAGGCACATTGGAGACACCGCTGGCGCAAGATGACGCCCCGCGCGCATTCGCTTCGCAGGCCGCATGGGCGCAGTGGCTGGCCGAACACCATGCCGCCTCGCGCGGCGTGTGGCTGCGCCACGCGAAGAAAGGCGCGCCGGAGGCGACCGTGACGTACCAGGAAGCGCTGGAAGTGGGGCTGTGTTTCGGCTGGATCGACGGCCAGAAACGCAGCGAGGACCAGCATCACTGGCTGCAGCGCTGGACGCCGCGCGGCGCCAGGAGCATCTGGTCGCGCGTGAACCGCGACAAGGCGCTCGGCTACATCGCCGAGGGCAAGATGCAGCCGGCCGGCCTGGCCGAGGTGGAGCGCGCGCAAAAGGATGGCCGCTGGGACGCGGCGTACGAACCGGCCAGCACGGCGCAGGTGCCGCCCGACCTGGAAGCGGCCTTCGATGCGCATCCTGGCGCGCGCGAATTTTTCGCCACGCTGAACTCTCAGAATCGCTACGCGGTGCTGTTTCGCATCCAGACCGCCGTCAAGCCCGACACGCGCGCGCGCCGCATCGCCACCTTTGCGGCCATGCTGGCGCGCGGCGAAACGCTGCATCCGCTGATGGCCAAGAAAGCCTGA
- a CDS encoding pirin family protein, producing the protein MLEIRPGAERGNANHGWLQSKHTFSFGHYHDPKQTGFGPLLVINEDKVAPSQGFGTHGHRDMEIISYVLEGALEHKDSMGTGSVLHYGDVQRMSAGTGVRHSEFNGSPTEPVHFLQIWIQPNVTGIAPSYEEKHFTPESKIGQLRLIASSDGRQDSVLIHQDAAIYAGILNGGEAIAHPLAEGRTGYVHLIRGSLTVNGVQLKGGDALKMTQESAVRIENAEAAEVLVFDLPY; encoded by the coding sequence ATGTTAGAAATTCGTCCAGGCGCAGAACGTGGCAACGCAAACCATGGCTGGCTGCAATCCAAACATACGTTTTCTTTTGGTCACTATCACGATCCGAAACAGACCGGTTTCGGCCCGCTGCTGGTGATTAATGAAGACAAAGTGGCGCCATCGCAAGGTTTCGGCACCCACGGCCACCGCGACATGGAGATTATTTCCTACGTGCTGGAGGGGGCGCTGGAACACAAGGACAGCATGGGCACCGGTTCGGTGTTGCACTACGGCGATGTGCAGCGGATGAGCGCCGGAACCGGTGTGCGGCACAGCGAGTTCAACGGCTCGCCGACGGAGCCGGTGCATTTTCTGCAAATCTGGATCCAGCCGAACGTGACCGGCATCGCTCCAAGCTACGAGGAAAAGCACTTCACCCCGGAAAGCAAAATCGGCCAGCTGCGCCTGATTGCGTCGAGCGACGGACGCCAGGATTCGGTGCTGATTCACCAGGATGCCGCGATTTACGCCGGGATTCTGAACGGTGGCGAGGCGATCGCGCACCCGCTGGCCGAAGGGCGCACCGGATACGTTCACCTGATTCGCGGCTCGCTGACGGTGAACGGCGTGCAACTCAAGGGCGGCGATGCGCTGAAAATGACGCAGGAGAGCGCGGTCAGGATCGAGAACGCCGAGGCGGCAGAGGTGCTGGTGTTCGACCTGCCATACTAA
- a CDS encoding LysR family transcriptional regulator — protein sequence MLKLSLEALLIIDAIDRRGSFSKAGQELHRVPSTISYTVAKLEDDLGVQVFERHGPRILLTPAGRELLTEGRYLLKAAQDLEHRVRRVASGWETELGIGIDSMFSALALRDDIRAFYEVAQQTRLRIVQETLSGPWEALLDRRVDLLVGVAGDGPAGGGYVARVIGSMPFVFAVAPGHPLAGMPEPLGRSQLQNHRAIVVADSARNMAARTVGLLLGQDALTVPTMQAKYDLQIAGLGFGFLPEACARPAIERGLLIEKQVEEVRGAETFYLAWRVGEEGAALRWWRERMQRPDLLAQLADFVPGGFATPA from the coding sequence ATGTTAAAACTAAGCCTCGAAGCACTGCTGATCATCGACGCCATCGACCGCCGCGGCTCCTTCTCCAAGGCGGGGCAGGAATTGCACCGGGTGCCCTCGACCATCTCCTACACAGTGGCCAAGTTGGAGGATGACCTGGGAGTCCAGGTGTTCGAGCGCCACGGCCCGCGCATCCTGCTCACCCCGGCCGGGCGTGAACTGCTCACCGAAGGGCGCTACCTGCTCAAGGCCGCGCAAGACCTGGAACACCGCGTGCGCCGGGTCGCCTCCGGCTGGGAAACCGAACTGGGCATCGGGATCGATTCGATGTTTTCCGCGCTGGCGCTGCGGGACGACATCCGCGCGTTCTATGAAGTGGCGCAGCAGACCCGCCTGCGTATCGTGCAGGAAACCCTGTCCGGCCCGTGGGAAGCCTTGCTCGACCGCCGTGTCGACCTGCTGGTCGGCGTGGCCGGCGACGGTCCGGCCGGCGGCGGCTATGTGGCGCGCGTGATCGGCTCCATGCCCTTCGTGTTCGCCGTCGCGCCCGGCCACCCGCTGGCCGGCATGCCCGAGCCGCTCGGGCGCAGCCAGTTGCAGAACCACCGCGCCATCGTGGTGGCCGATTCGGCGCGCAACATGGCGGCGCGCACGGTCGGCCTGCTGCTGGGGCAGGACGCGCTGACGGTGCCGACCATGCAAGCCAAATACGATCTGCAGATCGCCGGACTGGGCTTCGGCTTCCTGCCCGAAGCCTGCGCCCGCCCGGCCATCGAACGCGGGTTGTTGATTGAGAAACAGGTCGAGGAAGTACGCGGCGCCGAAACGTTTTACCTGGCCTGGCGCGTGGGCGAGGAGGGCGCGGCCCTGCGCTGGTGGCGCGAGCGCATGCAGCGCCCCGACCTGTTGGCGCAACTGGCCGATTTTGTGCCGGGCGGATTTGCAACACCTGCTTGA